From the Argopecten irradians isolate NY chromosome 13, Ai_NY, whole genome shotgun sequence genome, one window contains:
- the LOC138306242 gene encoding adenosine 5'-monophosphoramidase HINT1-like, with protein MSEVEKAQAASPGGDTVFGKILRGEIPCKFIYEDDKCVAFNDMSPQAPVHFLVIPRKAIATIQDAEEADEQLLGHMMIVAKKVAADQGLENGYRLVLNNGKDGAQSVFHIHIHVMGGRQMGWPPG; from the exons ATGAGTGAGGTGGAGAAAGCACAGGCTGCTTCGCCGGGTGGCGATACCGTTTTTGGGAAGATTCTCCGCGGCGAAATTCCATGTAAATTCATTTACGAGGATGACAAG TGTGTGGCCTTTAACGACATGAGTCCCCAGGCACCGGTCCATTTCCTGGTGATTCCACGTAAAGCCATTGCAACTATACAGGACGCTGAAGAGGCAGAcgaacag TTACTTGGTCATATGATGATCGTTGCTAAGAAGGTTGCAGCAGATCAGGGCCTAGAGAACGGCTACCGTCTGGTTTTGAACAATGGGAAAGATGGAGCTCAGTCTGTGTTCCACATACATATTCATGTGATGGGAGGAAGACAGATGGGCTGGCCTCCAGGCTAA